From Ptiloglossa arizonensis isolate GNS036 chromosome 14, iyPtiAriz1_principal, whole genome shotgun sequence, the proteins below share one genomic window:
- the Mon2 gene encoding mon2 homolog, regulator of endosome-to-Golgi trafficking isoform X2: MASVNVGANPENNSKFLESLQADFKSLASETKKKYPQIKESCEEGITKIRTASNTSGAPIYYIVNQILYPLVQGCESKDVKIIKFCLSIMQRLITQQAVDQKGARYITDTLWMLMETGTEEVKVLQTVTLLLTSNTIVHGETLARNLVLCFRLHFTKDCTTINTAGATVRQLVSLVFERVVAEDEQSPNNEDFDEINLEELKIPTNQAPKRLGPCAADAYLMFQDLVQLVNADQPYWLIGITEMTRTFGLELLESVLTNFSSVFYKHPEFSFLLKERVCALVIKLFSPNIKYRNSVPASLQQATPLDKPYFPISMRLLRVVSILIQKYHSLLVTECEIFLSLIVKFLDPDKPTWQRALALEVLHKMTVQADLLTNFCECYDLKPHATNILQDIVNSLGAYVHSLFVNPQMMNQTNMATSTTVPPNTASPLFTGMPIGPGVSPQPGFYSRGIWLPVVATFTSGQAKSTYLDMLDKVEPPQIPVGYGISIAYACLLDIIRSISFAINGSGEVVTGNQSYKPSESERKLHIQLVNSSWCGLLAALSPLIDASTDESATENVLKAIQTFASLCGQLELQTPRDAFITAICKASLPPHYALTVLYNAPQGIPSARQQDSAQYNLTIGEPDYRQQVVAVGTPLPTASLPVGAHQGPVMLTAKNLQCMRALLSLAHCHGSILGGAWHLVLTTLQHLVWILGLKPSTGGSLKAGRTAADPNAVLTNAVMADLPVLSAMLSRLFESSQHLDDVALHHLIDALCKLSHEAMELAYSNREPSLFAVAKLLETGLVNLPRVEVLWRPLTNHLLEVCQHPHIRMREWGVEAITYLVKMALQHKYPQPLRDNQKLQTLLLGPLSELSSVRHGDVRQRQLECVLQVLHGAGETLYHGWPLVLGIIGAVSDHHGEALVRIAFQCLQLVVTDFLPVMPWRCLPLCVDTAAKFGSQTQELNISLTAVGLMWNISDYFYQNQEKLCISLKGDSSSVFPDFPGTTNMPAFDKLWMCLYARLGDLCVDPRPAVRKSASQTLFSTISAHGSLLHQPTWQAVLWQVLFPLLDKVRSLSNSASSEKVDTSGNILIHHSRNTAQKQWAETQVLTLSGVGRVFNTKRQLLQMLGDFPRAWSLLLEFIENSALSKNNEVSLAALKSFQEILYLQKGSDNNEVIQSNDTEALWIVAWRVWLNIGMESTTPPQEGETEPYIPSQAFLTALVHIFPAVFQHIRNKFTGLDLQKLCIVLKNAVAVPVHGESAPFILPTMPDVVLTHLQDGVLHSMELLQKEALNGPDNLRTMIVLIFLQLLSFSKLACEAPTYGKIPTKHISQVRGVSADWVIMNYVPFGEKALSMVVSLYQKTAHEMAVIDGQVLKHIIEALHVPLSIKYTCPSPTTWKLAVTSLLAVLHTGLPLARKYPEQFQSMWPELANTLDDFLFPKSVLNVERGVEEIQADEAVDCQVMELLRDEVLPHSQHIPHQFILRVVMLLNKGSIHSATTTNIENGNETKLREEFAKTCFETLLQFSLLDGLNNESEHDTSKNPENDEGGVAGRLAVTALLHRFQEVLRRYIENERRSGKCPLPRLSEISFVLKAVATLVVSLKKAPPNKVEKSVWEQLIGLYPCLVECTIATASGQVSRSLREALLQYHDLLRPPIHSSTTSNGV; this comes from the exons ATGGCGAGCGTAAATGTCGGAGCTAACCcggaaaataattccaaatttTTGGAGTCATTACAAGCTGATTTTAAGTCTCTCGCTtctgaaacgaagaagaaatatcCACAAATTAAAGAA TCGTGTGAGGAAGGAATTACAAAAATAAGAACAGCTTCCAATACTTCAGGTGCTCCTATTTATTACATTGTTAATCAAATCTTATATCCTTTGGTTCAAGGCTGTGAGAGTAAAGatgtaaaaattattaag TTTTGTTTAAGTATAATGCAAAGGTTAATTACGCAACAAGCTGTTGATCAAAAAGGTGCCCGTTATATTACGGACACCCTCTGGATGTTGATGGAAACAGGAACAGAAGAAGTTAAAGTTCTACAAACTGTAACTTTGTTACTTACAAGTAATACTATTGTTCATGGTGAAACACTTGCAAGG aATTTGGTTCTTTGCTTTCGTTTACACTTTACAAAAGATTGTACAACAATCAATACAGCAGGAGCCACAGTGAGACAACTAGTGTCATTGGTGTTTGAGCGTGTTGTTGCAGAAGATGAACAAAGCCCCAATaatgaagattttgatgaaataaatttagaggaactaaaaattccaACCAATCAGGCCCCCAAACGTTTAGGACCATGTGCTGCTGATGCATACTTAATGTTTCAG GATTTAGTGCAATTAGTGAATGCAGATCAACCTTATTGGTTAATTGGCATTACTGAAATGACACGTACATTTGGATTGGAATTGCTAGAGTCTgttctaacaaatttttcatcagTATTTTATAAG catccAGAATTTAGCTTCTTGCTAAAGGAGAGGGTTTGTGCCCTTGTAATTAAGCTATTTTCACCTAATATCAAATATCGTAATTCCGTTCCGGCATCGTTACAACAAGCCACGCCTCTGGATAAGCCTTACTTTCCTATTAGCATGAGACTTCTCAGAGTCGTTTCTATTCTAATACAAAAGTATCATTCTCTTTTG GTGACagaatgtgaaatatttttatctttaattGTTAAATTTTTGGATCCTGATAAGCCAACTTGGCAGAGAGCTTTAGCATTGGAGGTTTTACATAAAATGACAGTCCAAGCTGATCTCCTTACAAATTTTTGTGAATGTTATGATTTAAAACCTCATGCAACTAATATTTTACAAGACATTGTCAATAGTTTGGGGGCGTATGTACATAGTCTTTTTGTTAATCCTCAAATGATGAATCAAACCAATATGG CAACAAGTACAACAGTACCACCGAATACTGCTTCTCCATTATTCACGGGAATGCCAATAGGCCCTGGTGTCTCACCCCAACCTGGTTTTTACTCGCGTGGTATTTGGCTGCCAGTAGTTGCGACATTCACAAGTGGTCAAGCTAAATCTACGTA TTTGGACATGCTGGATAAAGTTGAGCCACCACAGATACCAGTTGGCTATGGAATTAGTATAGCTTATGCATGTTTATtggacattatacgttctatctCTTTTGCCATTAATGGTTCTGGTGAAGTTGTAACCGGAAATCAATCTTATAAACCGAGCGAATCTGAACGAAAACTCCATATCCAACTCGTTAATTCCAGCTGGTGCGGGTTGTTAGCAGCATTGAGTCCTCTTATAGATGCCAG CACGGATGAATCTGCAACGGAAAATGTATTAAAAGCAATCCAAACTTTTGCATCTTTATGTGGACAACTGGAGCTACAAACTCCACGTGACGCATTCATTACTGCAATTTGTAAAGCTTCATTGCCTCCTCACTATGCGTTGACCGTTTTGTACAATGCTCCCCAAGGTATACCAAGCGCAAGGCAACAAGATTCCGCTCAATATAACTTGACTATTGGAGAACCGGATTATCGGCAACAGGTCGTAGCTGTTGGTACTCCATTACCTACTGCATCTTTACCAGTTG gCGCGCACCAAGGTCCTGTTATGTTAACAGCAAAGAATTTGCAGTGCATGCGTGCGTTACTTTCGCTCGCACATTGTCATGGAAGCATACTCGGTGGTGCGTGGCACTTGGTACTTACAACATTGCAACATCTTGTCTGGATACTTGGTTTAAAACCTTCTACAGGAGGATCTTTGAAAGCTGGTAGAACTGCTGCTGATCCCAACGCAGTACTAACAAATGCAGTTATGGCAGATCTACCCGTACTTAGTGCCATGCTTAGTAGATTATTTGAAAGTAGCCAACATTTAGATGATGTAGCTTTACATCATCTTATAGATGCACTTTGTAAACTAAGTCATGAAGCCATGGAGTTGGCTTATTCTAACAGG GAACCATCACTGTTTGCTGTTGCGAAACTACTGGAAACTGGTTTGGTAAATTTACCCCGGGTAGAAGTTTTATGGAGGCCATTAACGAATCATTTACTAGAAGTTTGTCAACATCCACATATTCGTATGAGAGAATGGGGAGTGGAAGCTATTACATACCTTGTGAAAATGGCACTTCAGCATAAATATCCTCAGCCTTTACGCGATAATCAA AAGTTGCAGACTTTACTTCTAGGACCATTATCGGAATTATCATCGGTACGTCATGGTGATGTAAGACAACGTCAATTGGAGTGTGTTTTACAAGTATTACATGGTGCAGGAGAGACATTATATCATGGCTGGCCGTTGGTACTCGGTATCATCGGAGCAGTATCAGATCATCATGG AGAAGCTTTAGTTAGAATAGCCTTCCAATGCTTACAATTGGTAGTAACCGATTTCCTACCAGTGATGCCTTGGCGGTGTCTTCCACTTTGTGTAGACACAGCTGCCAAGTTTGGTTCACAAACGCAAGAATTAAATATCTCACTTACTGCTGTTGGATTAATG TGGAATATAAgtgattatttttatcaaaatcaaGAAAAACTCTGTATTTCCCTAAAAGGAGACTCATCATCCGTATTTCCGGATTTTCCTGGTACAACAAACATGCCAGCGTTTGATAAACTTTGGATGTGCCTATATGCGAGATTAG GAGACTTATGCGTGGATCCCCGACCTGCAGTGCGCAAATCAGCCAGTCAAACTTTATTTTCTACTATATCTGCTCACGGTAGTTTGTTGCATCAACCAACATGGCAAGCTGTGCTCTGGCAGGTTCTTTTTCCATTATTAGATAAAGTGAGGAGTTTATCTAATTCCGCTAGTAGCGAAAAGGTCGACACCAGTGGAAACATACTTATTCATCACAGCAGGAATACAGCACAGAAGCAATGGGCTGAAACACAG GTGTTGACATTGAGTGGTGTAGGAAGAGTATTTAACACAAAACGTCAACTTTTACAAATGTTGGGAGATTTTCCTAGAGCTTGGTCTCTTTTATTAGAATTTATAGAAAATTCAGCACTCAGTAAAAATAACGAG GTATCATTGGCAGCTTTAAAATCATTTCAAGAGATCTTGTATCTCCAAAAAGGAAGTGATAATAATGAAGTTATTCAATCAAATGATACTGAAGCATTGTGGATCGTTGCATGGCGAGTATGGCTTAATATCGGAATGGAAAGTACAACACCACCTCAAGAAGGCGAAACAGAACCGTACAtaccttcgcaagcatttctaaCAGCGTTGGTCCATATATTCCCAGCTGTTTTTCAACACATCAGAAACAA ATTTACCGGTTTGGATTTACAAAAACTTTGCATTGTGCTAAAAAATGCAGTCGCGGTTCCGGTACACGGTGAGTCAGCACCGTTTATCTTACCTACAATGCCAGATGTCGTTCTTACTCATTTACAGGATGGTGTGCTTCATTCCATGGAACTTTTGCAAAag GAAGCACTAAATGGGCCTGATAATCTGCGAACAATGATCGTTCTAATATTTCTCCAGCTCTTAAGTTTTTCAAAATTGGCTTGTGAAGCACCTACGTATGGTAAAATACCAACAAAACACATTTCCCAGGTTAGAGGTGTATCT GCTGATTGGGTGATCATGAATTATGTTCCTTTTGGAGAAAAAGCCTTATCAATGGTCGTATCGCTGTATCAAAAAACAGCGCATGAAATGGCAGTGATAGATGGACAAGTTCTAAAGCACATTATAGAAGCGTTGCACGTGCCTTTGTCAATAAAGTATACATGTCCGTCACCAACAACGTGGAAATTGGCTGTTACTAGTCTGCTTGCTGTTCTACATACTGGTTTGCCCCTAGCCAGAAAATATCCAGAACAATTTCAAAGTATGTGGCCGGAACTGGCAAATACTCTAGATGACTTTTTATTTCCAAAGag CGTACTGAATGTGGAACGAGGTGTCGAAGAAATTCAAGCGGATGAAGCTGTAGATTGTCAAGTGATGGAACTTCTACGTGATGAAGTTTTACCACATTCTCAACATATACCTCATCAATTTATCTTACGAGTAGTAATGCTTTTAAACAAAGGTTCCATACattcagcaacaacaacaaataTTG AGAATGGTAATGAAACTAAATTAAGAGAAGAATTCGCAAAAACATGTTTTGAAACATTGCTACAATTTTCTCTTTTGGATGGGTTAAATAACGAATCAGAGCACGATACGTCTAAAAATCCTGAAAACGATGAAGGAGGCGTAGCAGGACGATTAGCAGTCACTGCCCTCCTTCATAGGTTCCAAGAAGTTTTACGGCGATATATAGAAAATGAAAGGCGAAGTGGAAAATGTCCATTACCTAG ATTATCTGAAATTTCATTTGTTTTGAAAGCTGTTGCAACACTTGTAGTATCGCTAAAAAAAGCGCCTCCAAATAAAG ttGAAAAGTCAGTATGGGAGCAGTTAATCGGATTATATCCTTGTTTAGTAGAGTGTACAATTGCTACAGCATCAGGCCAAGTTTCAAGATCATTACGAGAGGCCTTGCTGCAATACCATGATCTATTAAGGCCACCGATTCACAGTTCCACAACATCAAACGGTGTTTGA